The window tagctgggattacaggcatgcaccaccacacccagctagttttgtatttttagtagagatggggtttctccacgttggtgaggctggtctcgaactcctgacctcaggtgatccgcctgcctcggcctcccaaagtgctgggattataggtgtgagccactgcgcctggcttcttTATACTGAGTCTTAAAagatctctttaaaaattaagtttaaaaagaatAGCACACATCAGTATGTATGTATACGtctcatttatatgaaatcaggaaatatatatgttattactTATTATACATAAATTGTCTGGAAGGATATATAAGCTATTGTGAACACTGGTTGCTCTGGAGAGGGAAAGCTGGAAGGCGGTTAATGGAGGGAGGCCAACTTACGTTTTACTGTATACTCCTTTGTACCATGTGAATGTATTAACCTATTCGAcaattagtttaaaaatttttttttaactattaaaaagGTATACATTGTCCTTAGGGGAAAGGTGTGGTAGAATTTATAGAAGAAACAATAAATTTTGTCCCAAACCCATTATCCTTCCCATACCCACTCTGTAAGGCCACTGCTAACACAGTCTCTGAGCCTGACCTGACCCAGGCAGGGCCCCAAAAGTTCTGCAGTACTGGTCTTGCTTCctcaagaaaaacaaatcctCTTTCTGCATTTCTTTGGAAATACTGAGCAAAAAGAGATGGCTGGGATTTCACAGAAATTACATGTTAACTTTTAGATCACTGCTGAAACTAAAGAATGGGTCTAGAAACCAAAACGAAAGAACTGGATAGAACACTGGAAATCTCAATGAATGCTGGAAAGCCCTCTACATACTATTTCATTTTCTGCCTTGGTAATAGGGTAGCTAATAGAAGATAAAAACAGAGAAGATGAGAATGTCTTATGCAAATAACAACCTTTAGCATTCTTTACTCACACAGCAGTATTCCTTAGTGGGTACATACTCATGCATAGACAAGCTTTACCCAAAAGAACAAGTCCATACCATGCAGAACACAATCCCATGATGAAACCTCTCTAAAAGCCTGACTGGCTACTAAAACCAattggtgttttttttaaattctggagtTAGTAGCTACATCATGCAAGCTGGGAAACAGTGATTAAGAAATAGTGTCACTTGTAGGCTGTGAAAAATCTCAAAGACAAGGGAACATTTTTTGAAAGCTAGATTCAGGGAAGCCACGattaaatgtatacttttttggggaattgggggtggggggaaacgGGGCTACCATTTCTAAATCTTAAAGGAATCATCTTCTTAATCTCATTCCAATTACTTGACTGAATAGAGccaaaaaagagtaaaattatgAGGAACACAACATGGGCAAGTTTTATGGACTATGTTTGATGGACACAGACTATGCCCAAAACTCAAACCCACATGGAACTGTGGGGCAATGGATATAAGCAACAAACTGGTCAAAAAATGTATCTGTATCATTGAGAGATCATTTCCCATtactagaaacacaaataaatcgGTGCCTACCAATGCTGGTTTGAGGCCACCATTTCCTCATAAGGAGGTGGACTGATTTCATTTAACCTAAAAGCAGTTTGGATATTTAGTCCCACCAGCACAAGCTacatataaattgaaaaaaatctcatgcACATAGCTagacatgaaatattttctttcctcctgtgAATCCTTATACCAAGTAATGATTAAAATTTAGCTGTAAACTTGATACATAGGaggcacaattttaaaaaaattaagaaatggatGATGATAGGTCTTTTGTTAGACAATTCATTGAAAATTCAACTTCCCCTAAAATTCAACGTTCAGTGCTGGGTAAAAAAGGCATGCAACCAAGTTACCAGCCTCCTCAAGCAGGACACAAGGAACACATTGGCTGCAGAAAACACACCGTAGCAGTTATAGGTTTCATGCCAACAAACCAATGATTAACAAGGATGATTAGAGTCTGGATGGAGCCAAGACACAAGCTCTTTGCCTTTCTGATGCTGACTCAAAAGCCACAAGCACACACATTTCCCCATGGCAGGTTCATACCAGCGGACTTCAGTTGCTTATGTCTCTCTTGTTCCTGGATTGTAGACTTTGGCAAAAGTGGAGTAAGTCCTCGGGACTTGGTGGGTCTCATGTAGCCTTTCATTGGTTCTGCCATTCtgcttttatcttcctttttcccttctcctGGTGTCTTTGATTcagatttttctgtcattttctgaGGTGTCTCCAAAATCTTATCTTTGGGTTCTGGGAGTCGAACACCCTTGGAAGCAGTCATTATTACTAACGTATCCGCCACCTCTGAAGGAGGAGCTTCGACTTTGCTATGTAAGAAATCTGACTGGATTTCTGGTGTTGGCAAGGAAACGCTTTCCAATTCCGTGATTTTACAAGCCAGACTAATTTCTTTCAATTTATCATTTTCACTTTTTGGAGACAAAAGAGTCAGATCTACCTTCTTATTCAAACTATCTGAACCTTTGGAATTTCTATCTTGAGCATTTTGGTCCTCACAAAAACTGAGCTTTTGTGCTTTGTCTTCCAGTAAGTCAGGAATCTGAACTGCAACAGACCCTTCTTTAgtctctttctcttcattcaCTGGATGTGCTGGGAAATTACCTCTATCTGCATATCCTTCTAGGGCTCTGGCCTCTCCTGGTAGGCTCTGGTCTTCTACTGGCACTCCAGGAAGGAGGTGACCTTTTGCTAGCTCTGTGACTTTCTCTACTGAATGCTTAGACGCACCACTGTGCACTGACTCAGATTCTCCTATCACATGCCCTTCATCGATCCCTGCTTCATTTTTCATGGAATCAGCAAGCTCAGCTTTATTCTTAAGAGAGTGATCTCCATGAATGTTAACTGTTTCTATGGCTGTTGTAATAGGTAGAGCAACTCCTCCTGTGCTTGTAGAGGGCACAACAGCAGAGGGACCCTTGGGTCTTTCTTGACCTGGGACTCCATCTTTGGTGTAGTTATCTACCATTAATGATTTGGAAATCTGGGCTGGGGCtatctcttgcccattttttgCCAAGGTATCTGGAAAGGAATCACCTTCCTTTACTACTTGAGGAGTAGGAGTGGGCAGTTTTTCACAGGCTGCTGATTCCAGAACCTCTAGAGGAGATGATTTATTTATCAGCTCTGATGGTGTTCTGGGACAGGTAAATGTAATATTTCTATTTTCGTCCATATAGGCCATTCCTTCAATTCCCTGGTCCCCTGTGGTTTCCATGGGAACATGTATTTTTGTTGCATCTATCTTATTCTCCAGAATGTGCTTCTCAGGAGaactatttttaacctttttactTTTTCCATCATTACTCCTTTTACTTGGTTTGTCAGCCACTGCAGTGTATCTATTGGCTGCATCTGTCTTATTCTCCTCAGATACTACTGAAGGAACAAATCCTGCCCCCTGGATTTGCTCTTGGCAGCTCACATCTGTCACCTTGGCAGGTGGTTCAGTAACAGTAGAAGCCTTGACTGTGCTTATCTTGTTTTCCCCAAGAGTCCCAAGCTCAACAAAATTAACCTGAAAATTTCCACCCTTCCTGTCAACTGCTTCCACTGTGGGTGTATCTGGTGTATGTGAGAACGAAGAATCATGCATTTTGGGGAAAGTAAATCCTATTTCCTTGCTTTTATGGGGAATACTACCAGTATCTCCATCCTTCCCTTCAAAAGGTGGGTTAAggatttcttccttcctctccattctAGCAGGCTGTgtggaataattatttttaaactttttgctttTGCCTTCATTGCCTCTCTTTTTAGGCTTTTCAGAAATCCAGGGAGCTGCCTCATGATCCTTCCATGGACACCTTCCTTCCTTGCTCTGGTTATTGACACCCATATCTTTGACTACATCTCCTGTTTCTGTGCTAACACCAGAAGTCTGAGTCATGCCTGATCCACTTTCCAAAGGAATCAATGCCTGCATGGTGCCTGCCACCTTAGGCTGAGTCATCTCTTTAGGCTCCCCCATCACCACTGCCTCCGTGAGATCAGCCTTAGTGCCTGGTTGCTTTGAAGAATTCAGCCCCAGCTCCTCACTCTTATCCTGAGTAGTCATTCCTTCAGTTTTAGAGACTGGCTCACTCGGTATGAGAACAGCCCTTCCGTCCTTCTGGCTGTCCAGAAGAAATGGCAGCTCAGATTTTGCTTTTACCTTCCCAGAATCTGTTCTCATTTTCCCAGaacttccccttcccttcctgcttTTGCCATCACCTGCCATTCTCTTAAATGGTTCATTCTCTACCCCAGGGACCTGTACCAACACTTGGCCCTGCAGCTGCTCAGAAGTAAAGATGCTGATCTCTTGTCTTTCGTTGGGAAAAGCTTCCTTTTTTAGTTCTTTATCCTCTTCAGCTCCTTCAGGAAACTCCTTCAGTTTGACATTCTGCAGTTTAGTCATTTTACTTTCATTATTCCCTTCTTTTAGATTACATTCTAATGGATTACTTGCTATCAAAGTGGGTACCAAATTTGGTATTTCTTTTGCTGCTGTGGGTTTTGAAACTACACCCATAACCTCTTGGTCCAAGAAAGGAGAGCAACCCTCTTTAAGTCTGATATCCAAAGGGGTTTCTACATTGTATGCAGAAACTTCTGCTAGGGGTCCTTTCAGATTGAGAGGGCCTACTGACTGGCTTTTATCTACAGGAGTCTTCAGGTGGGGTGCAGGCTGTGGTTTGTATTCATGTTGCTTCAGCAATTTCTTGTCTTGGTTTTGTAGTACTGACTTGTTACTTTTGCTCTCTTCCTCTACTCTCAGCTTAGACTGAGAACTTATTGCAGTTTTGGGGGCTTCTTCAGAAGGATATAAAGGAATTCTGAGACTCTCTGAGACAAAGTTCTCAGCTACCAGTCTGGCTGCACTGGAGTTAACTAAACATTCCCTTTTCAAGTTTTCTCCAGATACAAGTCCATATTCTGTACCCATAGTGGTAGGCTGGCTGGGGAGAACACCTGATTTTTGTGTGTCAGCTGCAAATGGATGACCTTTAGGCTTATCTGCATTGTCATCATCCGAAGGTCCTCCAGCCCGTGGTTGAGAATATCTCTTTTGCtttggtttcttcttctttttcttcatcattaTTGGTGTGCTTTCTATATCCCAGGCCTCCCTGCCAAGAtccctctggggttcaagtgagtcAACATGAATACTTTTTCTTTGGTTCCCAGGCCCACCACAGGAGGATGAACCAGAGACCCAACCTGACTCAGACAAAGAGCAGTGGCCCAGCCTGTGATCAAGAGTCTTCCATGGAGGAGAGCctcccagcagctcaggagggACCCTGGCAGGCTTGGGCCGGGTTGACCTGCGGTCACTGGGTCTGCAAACTTGTTTGGCTTGTGTGGGAGGGGTACCGCAATACATGAAGTTGGCTAAAATTCCAAACAAAAAACTCCTCGTtattgtttcttaaaaacaacaaaaaacaaacaaacaaacaaaaaaaccagaccATATAAATGACTAATTTAAGGAGGCTATTTTCACTAATACATATAGTACTTACTGTAATTTGCTCAGGAAAACAGtcttttctaaaacatttctCACTTTTAACTGGCGCtagcaaaaatatttaacagatCATCATCTCAGGTAAAGattgttttcaaacatttataaaatatttgaaatttcagAAGTAGCAggattgaacttttaaaaatgaaacatttcacATCTTTTAACCTCTAAAAATAAGCACTTACTGCCTGTAAATCTCATCTGATTTATATTGGTCATTCTTAGTGCTTGCCTCTTTTTGGTGAAATTTATTAATTGCTTCAGTTAAATATACATGATTTTGGACAAAATTTATAATTCTAAGACTAGGTCACCAATATTAAACTAATACTTGTCAAACAAACCAGACAGATTCTGGGAACTAGATCAGAAGGCCAGACTTAAGTCActtcacgcacacacacaaaatatactgAATCCACATTTTGGTCAGAGAAAAATTCTCATGATTCCAGAACCAGAGCATCCTACTTTGAAAGACAAATATGTTAAATTTCAACATTCTGCTCCTAAATGTACTTcccaaaagacagagaaatatatataatgttaagtaggataattaattttaacaattaaGATGAGTACCTTTGGAAGAGTTTCAGCAGGTGATCTGGTCTAACCTTCCTCCCAGTTAATATAATATGGATCCAAGATCCTGGCAAGAGTCTCATTAAGAGCAGGTATATGCCAGCTCCTGTCAAGTCTGACCCAATAAATTGATTTCCAAGaatattataatatgtaaatagTGGATTTCATTCTTGTCCTTACCCCTCCAATATCCTCTAAATCCTAGCCTTTGTTTAATATCTCAGGTTAATTATTGCATCGCTCAAAAAATTGCTAGGCTATAGTATCCCCCAGTATTTATAACATTTAATTCAGCAATTAATCAGCAGCTATTCAGTGCCAtcttttatactattttattcaattattatgTAAATCTTGGGTTTCAGAGTTCATGCCTGAGAACTTATCTCTTCATTCAGgttataatataataattcagGGGGCAAGGACGGGGACTTAAATATCTATATGCCTTAACATGGTGTATTTTGTATACCATAAGCACTTGATAAATCTTTACTGATTTGTTGAGTCagtaaaacaacatttaaaaaaaaaatcacacatttatTTAAGCTCTAGTCTTGTGCTAGGTAGTGTGCAAAGCATTAGagattctaagtgaaataagtcatgGGCCCTTATGTCCCATATGTCAGGATGTCCACATTCCAATCATAGTCacagaaaagtaaacagaaaatcaaGTTGATAATCATATACATATGCTTCTGGGTTATTAAAAACAGGTAATCTTCAAATTCACTGAATAATCAAACTTTAAATTGGAAAGTATCTTAGAGCAGTACCTCTCAAAGTTTAATGAAAATTAGAATTATCTggggatctaattaaaatgcagataataattACAAAGGCCTAAGGTAGagcccaagattctgcatttctaccaGCCTCTCAGGTAATGTAGATGCTGTTGGGCCATGGAACACTGTAACTAGTAAGACTTTAGAGAACATTTGAccaattaatttatattatagcTAAGTAAACTGAGATATAGGCAAGTTATGTAACTTGCTTAAGACCACACAGGATAGAATAGTGAATAGCTGAACCAGATCAAAATTTGGGTGTCCTTTCTTCACTATGAAAACAGtggagaaggccaggcacggtcgctcacgcctgtaatcccaacactttgggaggctgaggtgggcagatcaccagaggtcaggagtttgagaccagcctggccaacatggtgaaacctcatctctactaaaaattagccgggcatggtggcaggcgcctgtaatcccagctactcaggaggctgaggcaggagaatcgcttgaacccagtaggtggaggatgcagtgagccaagatcacgccattgcacgccagcctgggcgacagagtgagactctgtctcaaaaaaaaaaaaacaacgacaacaacaacaaaaaaaacagtggagaaaaaaaaaattaggtatccTGATTTGCTGTagtagtaatttttaaagatataacaaGCTGACATTCTGTCTAAACCAGATAAAATCTGTCTAAGAGAATTGACTTCATAAACTATACTGCTGATTACCACCATACAACAGGGAACTAGAGACAATGTCTACCATCACTACTCTATCGCCCCTAATTTGTTTCAAAgagttcattttgttttcctaactTACCTGAGGTCTCTGAAGAAAGCTCAGAAGGTTGACTGTTGCATGGTTTCCTTTCCCCTAGTTTTTCTAACACAGAATCCTCCTCGGCCGGCAAGCTGCACTTTTTCCCCGTTCCTGTGACGGTTTCTAAAGGTAATAACAAAAGCCACACACGTTTCAGAGAAGCATGATTTCAGCTATTTTCCATCTGCCAGAAATTGGATATGGGATTAGTTTCTGAGGAGTTCTCCTACAAGGGGCAGCAAAGGAGTGAAGTGGTAGTTGGAAGCTGAAGTTGGGAAGGTATGTCTagttatgttacttttttttttttttttgagatggagtttttcactctttgttgctcaggctggagtgcaatggtgcgatctcggctcaccacaacctccgtctcccaggttcaagtgattctcctgcctcagcctcccgagtagctgggattacaggcatgcgccaccatgcccggctaattttgtatttttagtggagacggggtttctccatgttggtcaggctagtcttgaattcccgacctcaggtgatccgcccacctcggccgcccaaagtgctgggattacaggtgtgagccaccatgcccggtcaatGTTTCGTTTTTTAAGATGGGAAAAATAACAAACGTTTGTTAAATGGGTGGGAATGATCCaatgaaaaaagatttaaattggTATGAGGGGCAAAAAAGGGAAGAATACATGGGGCAATATATCGAGTAGGAAAGAGGAGATGGAATCTAGGGCAAAATGAGGAGAGGTTGGTCTTAATTAGGAGCAGGAACAGTTTACTTATAAAAACGGGAACTTTCATAAGCAGAGACCATGGATACAGATACAAGTAGTTGGGTAGATAATGGAATAGAAGTTTGTCGATGTTCTATTTTATTGCTTGACTTATCTGCAAGAAAAACAGGACAATCAGCAGAGAATGAACATAGAAAAggtgttggaggtgggaggagggtaaaGGCGGGAAAGAGTTGTCTAGGAGAGCAGGAGTATGAATAAACTTGCAAAGTACAGTGTGACTGTCTGTACTTTACCTGGCATGATGTTTGTCCTTAGTCTTCTCGAGACTACAACCTGGTAGAGAGAAATACTGAGAATAAGCACAAGCACGTACCTGGTGAAATCATGAAAGTAGGTGCAGCTGACTGCCCCACATCCTGCAGAGATTCTAAATGGGAATCCTCACTTATTCCTTTTTGTGTTTGTGCAATTTCCATGTCTTTAATTGGAACTGGTGTTGCCTCTGTTTCTGAGAGTGGTGGAACATCTTTGGCTGGAGTCACATTGTTGGCCAGGGTCAGAACCCCATCCTTAGCCAGGGGTGCTTCTGTTTTGAGGGCTGGGACCTGATCCTCAGTCAGGGCCACCTCCATTTCTGGAGGCAGACATACGTTCTTGATGAGAACTACTTCTGTTTCTGGAGGTGGAGTCACATCCTTGCCCAGAGCCATTTCTGTTTCTGATAGTGGAGACATGTCCTTCAACAAGCCCACTTCTTTTACTGTGGACGGAGCCACATCCTTGGCCGGGGCTATTTCTGTTTCTGGGAGTTGAGCCATGTCCTTGACTGGGGCCACCTCTGCTTCTAAAGGTAGTGCTTTATCCTTGGTCAAGATCACGTTGGTTTCCGGGGGCAGTGTCATGTCCCTGGCCAGGGCTACCTCTGTTTCTGAGGACAAAGCCACCTTCTCAGCAGAGGATATTTCTGTGGATGATATAATGTCATTAGCCTGTGCCACCTCTATTTCTGAGAGTAATACCAAATCCTTGGCTGGGACTATCTTGTTTTCTTTGGGTGGTCCCATGTCCTTGGAAGGAGCCAAGTCCATTTTTATAGGAGATgccctctctgtttctttcttgttttctttgggTGGTCCCATGTCCTTGGAAGGGGCTAAGTCCATTTTTATAGGAGATGccctctctgtttctttcaaCAGTGTCACATCCTTGGCTGGGGCTACCTCTGTTTCTGTGGGCAGTACCACATTCTTGGCTGAAGATACATCTGTTTCTGTGGGCCATCTGACATCCTTAACCAGGGCCACTTCTTTTTCTGTGGGTAGTTCCATGTCCTTGACTAGGGCCATATCTGATTCCATGGATGGCTGCATGTCCTTGGCCAGTGTCACATCTAATTTGGTGGGTGATTCCATATCTTTAGCCAATGCCACCTCGGTTTTTGTAGCTAGTGCCATGTCCTTGGCGAGGGCCATCTCTGTTTCTTTAGATGGTGCCATGTCAGTAGTCTTCAGTCCCATCATTATTTCCAATGCTTGTGCTGGTGGCCTCTCTTCTGATGCCATTTCTATCTCCTTGGCTAGCTCTAAGGGAACTAAATTGGAAATTTAGGACACATCATTGTCTACTCATACCTTTGCATTAAAAATGCTTACTTTCTTCAGGCATGAGAGTATTTGGCTTTTGTGACCATAAGACTGTACACATAACTAAGAATTAAtgttaggccgggcacagtggctcacgcctgtaatcccagaactttgggaggccgaggcggatggatcatctgaggtcaggagttcgagaccagcctgacaaacatggtgaaaccctgtctctactaaaaatacagaaattagccatgcagtggcaggcgcctgtaatcccagctacttgggaggctgaagcaggagaattgctagaacccaggaggcggagtttgcaatgaaccgagatcacggcattgcactccagcctgggggacagggcaagagtccgtctcaaaaaaaaaaaaaaaaaaagaagaagaagctaaTGTCAAGTAACATATTCTGCCTACTCTTTGACAGTCTCAACACTTGGAAGAATAAGATGTAAAATACTGGGAGGACAAGTAGTGGAGGAGAAAtggcaaagaagagagaaaacatagGCTTCAAAAATAACACGGGCACAGAATTAGTATTAGAAAGATAATCTGTGGGACAGCAGGTCAGTCATGCTTCCTATCAAGAAAAACTCCAGAGTTCTAAATCTGtactgaatttttgtttttgttttttgagacacggtctcacgctgttgcccaagctggagtgcagtagcatgatctcggctcccgggttcaagcaattctcctgtctcagcctccctagtagctgggattataggtacacgccaccacgctgagcttatttatttatttatttagctctttcacccaggctggagtgcagtggcgcaatctcggctgacagcaacctctgccttccggtttcaagtgattctcctgcctcagcctccctagtagctgggattacaggcacctgccaccacgcccagctaattttttgtatttttagtagagacggggtttcaccatgttggccaggctggtctcgaactcctgacctcaggtgatctgcccgccttggcctcccaaagtgttgggattacaggcgtgagccaccgtgcctagaccaatttttgtattttttgtagaaatggggtttcaccatgttggctgggctggtctggaactcctgacctcaagtgatctgcctgcctcagcttcccaaagtgctgggattataagtgtgagccaccacaccaggccgtAAATCTgtactgaattaaaaaaaaaaattctgatacctaatacaatgaaaatgtgatgaaaaaaatatatatatgttaaaaaatttaaaaaaagtatttatgtGCCCGTTAACCCTAAGTGTTATAGTTCAACAATTTAATTCCTCCAGTGGTGATATCACTAATATAAGCAAAACATTTGTGATTGTTCTGAAATTTTTATACCTGCTGTAAGCTGCTAAAAAATACACCTGATGATTTATATTGATTACCAATACTGCAACCATTAACTGATAAAGGGAGTCTCTAATAGTTTACCTGCCGTTGGCTGAGGAGGTTCTGCAACAGCCTCTGGGGAAACAAAGGACTCTGAGTGTGGAGAGTTTAAGGCTTCCACAGACCACCCCTGAGGTACAACAGCTGTGTTGCAGGGAGACATACCTAATATTGAAacacaaacaaatacattttgaaactTAGTAAACATTGGAAACAAAAggtatttgatatatttttgttttgttttgttttgtttgttttttttttgagacagagtttcgctctgttgcccacgcagacagagtgaagtggcgtgatctcggctcactgcaagctccgcttcccgggttcacgccattctcctgcctcagtctcccgagtagctgggactacaggcgcctgccacagctcccggctaattttttgtatttttagtagaggcggggtttcacca is drawn from Homo sapiens chromosome 3, GRCh38.p14 Primary Assembly and contains these coding sequences:
- the MAP4 gene encoding microtubule-associated protein 4 isoform X18, with protein sequence MADLSLADALTEPSPDIEGEIKRDFIATLEAEAFDDVVGETVGKTDYIPLLDVDEKTGNSESKKKPCSETSQIEDTPSSKPTLLANGGHGVEGSDTTGSPTEFLEEKMAYQEYPNSQNWPEDTNFCFQPEQVVDPIQTDPFKMYHDDDLADLVFPSSATADTSIFAGQNDPLKDSYGMSPCNTAVVPQGWSVEALNSPHSESFVSPEAVAEPPQPTAVPLELAKEIEMASEERPPAQALEIMMGLKTTDMAPSKETEMALAKDMALATKTEVALAKDMESPTKLDVTLAKDMQPSMESDMALVKDMELPTEKEVALVKDVRWPTETDVSSAKNVVLPTETEVAPAKDVTLLKETERASPIKMDLAPSKDMGPPKENKKETERASPIKMDLAPSKDMGPPKENKIVPAKDLVLLSEIEVAQANDIISSTEISSAEKVALSSETEVALARDMTLPPETNVILTKDKALPLEAEVAPVKDMAQLPETEIAPAKDVAPSTVKEVGLLKDMSPLSETEMALGKDVTPPPETEVVLIKNVCLPPEMEVALTEDQVPALKTEAPLAKDGVLTLANNVTPAKDVPPLSETEATPVPIKDMEIAQTQKGISEDSHLESLQDVGQSAAPTFMISPETVTGTGKKCSLPAEEDSVLEKLGERKPCNSQPSELSSETSANFMYCGTPPTQAKQVCRPSDRRSTRPKPARVPPELLGGSPPWKTLDHRLGHCSLSESGWVSGSSSCGGPGNQRKSIHVDSLEPQRDLGREAWDIESTPIMMKKKKKKPKQKRYSQPRAGGPSDDDNADKPKGHPFAADTQKSGVLPSQPTTMGTEYGLVSGENLKRECLVNSSAARLVAENFVSESLRIPLYPSEEAPKTAISSQSKLRVEEESKSNKSVLQNQDKKLLKQHEYKPQPAPHLKTPVDKSQSVGPLNLKGPLAEVSAYNVETPLDIRLKEGCSPFLDQEVMGVVSKPTAAKEIPNLVPTLIASNPLECNLKEGNNESKMTKLQNVKLKEFPEGAEEDKELKKEAFPNERQEISIFTSEQLQGQVLVQVPGVENEPFKRMAGDGKSRKGRGSSGKMRTDSGKVKAKSELPFLLDSQKDGRAVLIPSEPVSKTEGMTTQDKSEELGLNSSKQPGTKADLTEAVVMGEPKEMTQPKVAGTMQALIPLESGSGMTQTSGVSTETGDVVKDMGVNNQSKEGRCPWKDHEAAPWISEKPKKRGNEGKSKKFKNNYSTQPARMERKEEILNPPFEGKDGDTGSIPHKSKEIGFTFPKMHDSSFSHTPDTPTVEAVDRKGGNFQVNFVELGTLGENKISTVKASTVTEPPAKVTDVSCQEQIQGAGFVPSVVSEENKTDAANRYTAVADKPSKRSNDGKSKKVKNSSPEKHILENKIDATKIHVPMETTGDQGIEGMAYMDENRNITFTCPRTPSELINKSSPLEVLESAACEKLPTPTPQVVKEGDSFPDTLAKNGQEIAPAQISKSLMVDNYTKDGVPGQERPKGPSAVVPSTSTGGVALPITTAIETVNIHGDHSLKNKAELADSMKNEAGIDEGHVIGESESVHSGASKHSVEKVTELAKGHLLPGVPVEDQSLPGEARALEGYADRGNFPAHPVNEEKETKEGSVAVQIPDLLEDKAQKLSFCEDQNAQDRNSKGSDSLNKKVDLTLLSPKSENDKLKEISLACKITELESVSLPTPEIQSDFLHSKVEAPPSEVADTLVIMTASKGVRLPEPKDKILETPQKMTEKSESKTPGEGKKEDKSRMAEPMKGYMRPTKSRGLTPLLPKSTIQEQERHKQLKSAGIARPEEGRPVVSGTGNDITTPPNKELPPSPEKKTKPLATTQPAKTSTSKAKTQPTSLPKQPAPTTIGGLNKKPMSLASGLVPAAPPKRPAVASARPSILPSKDVKPKPIADAKAPEKRASPSKPASAPASRSGSKSTQTVAKTTTAAAVASTGPSSRSPSTLLPKKPTAIKTEGKPAEVKKMTAKSVPADLSRPKSTSTSSMKKTTTLSGTAPAAGVVPSRVKATPMPSRPSTTPFIDKKPTSAKPSSTTPRLSRLATNTSAPDLKNVRSKVGSTENIKHQPGGGRVQIQNKKVDISKVSSKCGSKANIKHKPGGGDVKIESQKLNFKEKAQAKVGSLDNVGHLPAGGAVKTEGGGSEAPLCPGPPAGEEPAISEAAPEAGAPTSASGLNGHPTLSGGGDQREAQTLDSQIQETN